The proteins below come from a single Chryseobacterium capnotolerans genomic window:
- a CDS encoding cbb3-type cytochrome oxidase subunit 3 codes for MIPQNFKDILSNTENAGFYQTLALIFFMLFFVALVIYVFSKPKKYYKEEEEAPLGEDEDDDFNLKN; via the coding sequence ATGATTCCTCAGAACTTTAAAGATATATTATCCAATACAGAAAATGCTGGCTTCTACCAGACACTGGCTCTGATTTTCTTTATGCTGTTCTTCGTAGCTCTGGTAATCTATGTTTTTAGCAAGCCTAAGAAATATTACAAAGAGGAAGAAGAAGCTCCTTTAGGAGAGGATGAAGACGACGATTTTAATTTAAAAAATTAA
- the ccoN gene encoding cytochrome-c oxidase, cbb3-type subunit I has translation METQKFSYDNSIVRAFLYATIIFGFIGFTFGLTAALMLFYPELPEFLFGTDDTTIKSLASGNIQGLINTHGAFGFGRIRMLHTNTVIFAFVCNIVYVGVYYSTQRLLKTRMYSDTLSWIHFWTWQFMIVATFITFFMGINTSKEYAEHEWPIDILIAFSWIIFGANMILTISKRRVRHLYVAIWFYLGTWVAVAMLHIFNNLEVPLSFSGWKSYSAYAGAKDAIVQWWYGHNAVAFVLTTPVLGLMYYFLPKAADRPVFSYKLSIIHFWSLIFVYIWAGPHHLQYTALPAWAQAVGTGFSIMLIAPSWGGMLNGLLTLRGAWDKVRENPILKFFVVAVTCYGMATFEGPLLATKNINKIGHFTDWVIGHVHLGALGWNGFMAFGVIYYLVPIMWRTKIWSVKLANWHFWLGTLGIIFYAVPMYISGFTQGLMWKQFNPDGTLLWKNWLDTVTAIIPYFKMRFLGGLFYISGAILMIVNVIATVRKGSFQKEVPAEAPALANIGNKRKEGEGFHLWLERMPLLLTVLSLFTISIGSMVEIIPTLTLKKSVPTISAVKPYSPLELEGRDIYIREGCNACHSQMIRPFRDEITRFNGKNGQYSKAGEFIYDRPFLWGSKRTGPDLHREGGKNPSSWHYKHMYNPRSTSAGSIMPRYPWLIATNLDRSKMVDKMKLMKNTFDVPYTKAEIDSADKWANNQSAKIVKDIFSEANDLKEAYAKRPQGELEKKEIIALISYLQRLGTDIKTTEIKTASNN, from the coding sequence ATGGAAACACAAAAGTTTAGTTATGACAATAGTATTGTCCGTGCGTTCCTCTATGCGACCATTATCTTTGGTTTCATAGGATTTACGTTCGGGCTTACGGCGGCATTAATGCTTTTCTACCCTGAATTACCTGAATTCTTATTCGGTACAGATGATACAACCATTAAAAGTTTGGCATCGGGTAATATTCAAGGGTTAATAAACACTCATGGAGCGTTTGGTTTTGGTAGAATCAGAATGTTGCACACCAATACCGTGATCTTTGCGTTCGTGTGTAATATTGTTTATGTAGGGGTATACTACTCTACGCAAAGATTATTGAAGACAAGAATGTATAGTGATACATTATCTTGGATTCACTTCTGGACATGGCAGTTTATGATTGTTGCTACGTTCATTACCTTCTTTATGGGTATTAACACTTCTAAAGAATATGCTGAACATGAGTGGCCGATAGACATCCTGATTGCATTCTCATGGATTATTTTCGGGGCTAATATGATTCTCACTATTTCAAAGAGAAGAGTAAGGCACCTTTATGTTGCTATTTGGTTCTATCTTGGAACTTGGGTAGCAGTAGCAATGCTTCACATTTTCAACAACCTTGAGGTTCCATTATCTTTCTCTGGCTGGAAGTCTTATTCTGCATATGCAGGAGCAAAAGATGCCATCGTACAATGGTGGTATGGTCACAATGCAGTAGCATTCGTATTGACAACTCCAGTTCTAGGTCTAATGTATTACTTCTTACCAAAAGCTGCAGACAGACCTGTATTCTCATACAAACTGTCTATTATTCACTTTTGGTCACTAATCTTCGTATATATCTGGGCTGGTCCTCACCACCTTCAGTATACCGCTCTTCCAGCATGGGCACAGGCAGTGGGAACAGGTTTCTCTATTATGCTTATCGCACCATCTTGGGGAGGAATGTTAAATGGTCTTCTTACCTTGAGAGGAGCTTGGGATAAAGTAAGAGAAAATCCTATTCTTAAGTTCTTCGTAGTTGCAGTTACTTGTTATGGTATGGCAACGTTTGAAGGACCGCTTTTAGCAACTAAAAACATCAACAAAATTGGTCACTTTACAGACTGGGTTATCGGTCACGTACACTTAGGAGCTCTTGGATGGAATGGTTTCATGGCATTCGGGGTTATCTATTACCTGGTACCAATTATGTGGAGAACAAAAATCTGGTCTGTAAAATTAGCTAACTGGCATTTCTGGTTAGGTACTTTAGGAATCATTTTCTATGCAGTACCCATGTATATTTCTGGATTCACACAAGGATTAATGTGGAAGCAATTCAACCCGGACGGAACATTATTATGGAAAAACTGGTTGGATACAGTAACTGCAATTATTCCTTACTTCAAAATGAGATTCTTAGGAGGGTTATTCTATATTTCTGGAGCTATCCTAATGATTGTTAACGTAATTGCTACCGTAAGAAAAGGATCATTCCAGAAAGAAGTTCCTGCTGAAGCACCGGCATTAGCAAATATTGGTAACAAACGTAAAGAAGGAGAAGGATTCCACCTTTGGTTGGAAAGAATGCCATTACTTTTAACAGTATTATCATTATTTACTATTTCCATCGGAAGTATGGTAGAAATTATTCCTACTCTTACTCTTAAGAAAAGTGTCCCTACAATTTCTGCGGTAAAACCTTATTCACCGCTTGAGCTTGAAGGTAGAGATATTTATATCCGTGAAGGATGTAATGCTTGTCACTCTCAGATGATCAGACCGTTCAGAGATGAGATTACAAGATTTAACGGTAAAAACGGACAGTATTCTAAAGCTGGAGAGTTCATCTATGACAGACCATTCCTTTGGGGATCTAAGAGAACTGGACCAGATTTACATAGAGAAGGTGGTAAAAACCCAAGTTCTTGGCACTACAAGCACATGTATAACCCAAGATCTACTTCTGCAGGTTCTATCATGCCTCGTTACCCTTGGTTAATTGCTACGAACTTAGACAGATCTAAAATGGTAGATAAAATGAAGCTTATGAAGAACACATTTGATGTTCCTTACACAAAAGCTGAAATTGATTCTGCAGATAAGTGGGCAAACAACCAATCGGCAAAAATTGTAAAAGATATCTTCTCTGAAGCAAATGACTTGAAAGAAGCTTATGCTAAGAGACCTCAGGGAGAATTAGAGAAAAAAGAAATCATTGCTCTTATTTCTTATCTTCAGAGATTAGGAACAGATATTAAAACAACTGAAATTAAAACAGCAAGTAATAACTAA
- the ccoS gene encoding cbb3-type cytochrome oxidase assembly protein CcoS produces the protein MDILYLMIVCSVSLAAIFLVVFIVYARKGQFEDDESPAVRILFDDEVKEKDETGDKNKDEKEIGENNKN, from the coding sequence ATGGATATTCTATATTTAATGATCGTCTGCAGTGTTTCTTTAGCTGCGATCTTCCTGGTCGTATTTATAGTGTATGCCAGAAAAGGGCAGTTTGAAGATGATGAATCTCCTGCTGTCAGAATCCTTTTCGATGATGAAGTCAAGGAAAAAGATGAAACTGGCGACAAAAATAAAGACGAGAAAGAAATAGGAGAAAATAATAAAAATTGA
- a CDS encoding Crp/Fnr family transcriptional regulator, giving the protein MPQEQQIAIEERFARVFNDKSFKERLSSADFEKYINGKKRLSFQKHDTIFEDGETPKGVFVLEKGAAKLSKSGAFGKDQILRFIKEGDIIGYRSLLCGENFQAKAEAMTDIECVFLPADIFMYLLEVDPQLSFVMLQKISYELGESSNTITFLAQKTVRERLAEILLLLEQKLGVDPEGFIKISLTREEIANIIGTATESAIRLISEFKQDNLIEVDGRNIKILNHDKLMKLGHVVL; this is encoded by the coding sequence ATGCCGCAGGAACAACAGATAGCCATTGAAGAGAGGTTCGCCAGAGTTTTTAATGATAAATCATTTAAGGAAAGACTTTCTAGCGCAGATTTTGAAAAATATATTAACGGTAAAAAAAGATTGAGTTTTCAGAAACACGATACTATTTTCGAGGATGGGGAAACGCCAAAAGGGGTGTTCGTACTTGAAAAAGGAGCCGCTAAACTTTCAAAATCAGGAGCATTTGGGAAAGATCAGATTTTAAGATTTATCAAAGAAGGGGATATTATCGGCTATCGTTCTTTGCTTTGCGGGGAAAATTTCCAAGCCAAAGCAGAAGCTATGACAGACATTGAATGTGTTTTCTTACCAGCAGATATCTTTATGTATCTTCTGGAAGTAGATCCGCAATTGTCTTTCGTAATGCTTCAGAAAATTTCTTACGAATTAGGAGAATCTTCCAATACCATCACGTTCCTTGCCCAGAAAACGGTGAGAGAAAGGCTGGCTGAAATATTGCTGCTTTTGGAACAGAAATTAGGAGTAGACCCGGAAGGTTTTATCAAGATCTCGTTAACCAGAGAAGAAATTGCCAACATCATTGGTACTGCTACTGAAAGTGCCATCCGTCTGATCTCAGAATTCAAACAGGATAACCTGATAGAAGTTGACGGACGAAACATCAAGATTCTAAATCACGATAAACTCATGAAACTCGGTCACGTAGTTTTATAA
- the panB gene encoding 3-methyl-2-oxobutanoate hydroxymethyltransferase — protein sequence MSVHSEIKKVTTETLRKMKFDKEKITMLTAYDFTTAKMVDAGGVDAILIGDSAANVMAGFETTLPITLDQMIYHAQSVVRGTDRALVVADLPFGTYQSNPEKALESAVRMMKEGGAHAVKIEGGKEISKSIKKIINAGIPVMGHLGLTPQSIYKFGTYKVRAKEEAEAEKLIADAQLLEELGCFSVVLEKIPAELAKKVTESISIPTIGIGAGADCDGQVLVYHDMVGMNKGFSPKFLRRYLDLYTEITGAVSQYVKDVKNVEFPNQNESY from the coding sequence ATGTCTGTTCACTCTGAAATTAAAAAAGTTACAACTGAAACCTTGCGTAAAATGAAATTCGACAAGGAAAAAATAACAATGCTTACTGCTTATGACTTTACCACGGCAAAAATGGTAGATGCTGGTGGAGTAGATGCTATTTTGATTGGAGACTCTGCAGCTAATGTAATGGCAGGTTTTGAAACTACATTACCTATTACATTAGACCAAATGATCTACCATGCACAAAGTGTGGTAAGAGGAACGGACAGAGCTTTAGTGGTAGCTGATCTGCCTTTCGGAACGTATCAGAGTAATCCTGAAAAAGCATTAGAGTCTGCAGTAAGAATGATGAAAGAAGGAGGTGCTCATGCCGTTAAAATTGAAGGTGGAAAAGAGATTTCAAAATCTATTAAAAAAATCATCAATGCAGGAATTCCTGTAATGGGACACTTAGGATTAACACCACAGTCTATTTATAAATTCGGAACGTATAAAGTAAGAGCAAAAGAAGAGGCAGAAGCTGAAAAACTGATTGCTGATGCTCAGCTTTTAGAAGAATTAGGATGCTTTTCTGTTGTATTGGAAAAAATTCCTGCTGAACTTGCTAAAAAAGTGACTGAGAGCATTTCTATTCCTACTATCGGAATTGGAGCCGGAGCTGATTGTGACGGTCAGGTTTTGGTATATCATGATATGGTGGGAATGAATAAGGGTTTCAGTCCTAAATTTTTAAGAAGATACCTTGATCTTTACACAGAGATTACAGGAGCTGTGTCTCAATATGTAAAGGATGTAAAGAACGTAGAATTCCCTAACCAAAACGAAAGTTATTAA
- a CDS encoding RluA family pseudouridine synthase — MKEQIVYEDNHLLVVNKKVGQLVQGDKTGDESLLESIKNFIKIRDAKPGNVFLGLVHRIDRPTSGLVIYAKTSKALSRLTQMVKNREVKKTYWAVVGKELIPQSQRLVHYLKKNEKNNKAIVFPKATEGAKEAILTYNIIKTLDNYLLLEIDLETGRHHQIRAQLSKTGVPIKGDLKYGSPRSNPDGGINLHARKLEFIHPVTKEKIEIIAPVPQNDAIWRACEE, encoded by the coding sequence ATGAAGGAGCAGATTGTATATGAAGACAACCATCTTCTGGTAGTGAACAAAAAAGTTGGTCAGCTTGTACAAGGTGATAAGACGGGTGATGAATCACTATTAGAATCTATCAAAAACTTTATAAAAATAAGAGATGCTAAGCCGGGAAATGTTTTTCTCGGCTTGGTTCATCGTATAGACCGTCCCACTTCAGGGCTGGTTATTTATGCTAAAACCTCAAAAGCGCTTTCCCGTCTTACTCAGATGGTGAAGAATCGTGAAGTTAAAAAGACCTATTGGGCAGTAGTGGGGAAAGAATTAATTCCACAAAGCCAAAGACTTGTTCATTATTTAAAGAAAAACGAAAAGAATAACAAGGCGATTGTTTTTCCAAAAGCTACAGAAGGAGCTAAAGAGGCTATTCTTACCTATAATATTATCAAAACTTTAGATAATTATCTGCTTCTTGAAATAGATCTTGAAACCGGAAGGCATCACCAGATCAGAGCCCAGCTATCTAAAACAGGTGTTCCGATTAAAGGAGATTTAAAATATGGTTCGCCACGTTCCAATCCGGATGGAGGAATTAATCTTCATGCCAGAAAATTAGAGTTTATTCATCCTGTTACCAAGGAAAAGATTGAAATTATAGCTCCTGTTCCGCAGAATGATGCGATCTGGAGAGCTTGCGAAGAATAA
- the thiC gene encoding phosphomethylpyrimidine synthase ThiC, with amino-acid sequence MAHSITCSPFPNSKKIYIEGKIHPINVAMREIKLSPTKLSNGNFEENAPVTIYDTSGPYTDENATIDIQKGLPRIREQWILDREDVVILDGITSEYGKARLADPKLDALRFSYDHKPKVAQEGKELTQLYYAKQGIITPEMEYIAIRENQRIEQLQSVPKEMACQHIGNSFGANTPKSKITPEFVRDEIAAGRAIIPNNINHPESEPMIIGRNFLVKINANIGNSAVSSSIDEEVEKAVWACRWGADTIMDLSTGKNIHETREWIIRNSPVPIGTVPIYQALEKVKGVPEDLTWEVFKDTLIEQAEQGVSYFTIHAGVLLRYIHLTANRVTGIVSRGGSIMAKWCLYHHKENFLYTHFEEICEIMKKYDVAFSLGDGLRPGSIADANDAAQFAELETLGELTKIAWKHNVQVMIEGPGHVPMHMIKENMEKQLEVCDEAPFYTLGPLTTDIAPGYDHITSGIGAAMIGWFGCAMLCYVTPKEHLGLPNKDDVKVGVITYKLAAHAADLAKGHPGAQYRDNALSKARFEFRWEDQFNLSLDPDTARAYHDETLPADGAKIAHFCSMCGPKFCSMKITQEIRESAEQGMFDKSQEFIEKGKEIYI; translated from the coding sequence ATGGCTCATTCAATTACATGTTCGCCATTTCCGAACTCAAAGAAAATTTATATTGAAGGAAAAATTCATCCTATCAATGTAGCAATGCGTGAAATAAAGCTTAGTCCTACCAAACTCAGCAATGGAAATTTTGAAGAAAATGCTCCGGTAACCATCTATGATACTTCCGGTCCTTACACCGATGAAAATGCAACAATTGATATTCAAAAGGGACTTCCTAGGATAAGAGAACAATGGATTCTGGACAGAGAAGATGTTGTGATTTTGGATGGAATCACTTCAGAATATGGAAAAGCACGTCTGGCAGATCCTAAACTTGATGCATTGCGCTTTTCCTACGATCATAAACCTAAAGTGGCTCAGGAAGGAAAAGAGCTTACTCAACTTTATTATGCGAAGCAAGGCATCATTACTCCTGAAATGGAATATATCGCCATCAGGGAAAATCAAAGAATAGAACAATTGCAGTCGGTTCCGAAAGAAATGGCCTGCCAGCATATTGGAAATAGCTTTGGCGCTAATACTCCTAAAAGTAAGATCACTCCGGAGTTTGTAAGAGACGAAATTGCGGCTGGAAGAGCCATCATTCCAAATAACATCAATCACCCGGAAAGTGAGCCGATGATTATTGGAAGAAACTTCTTGGTGAAAATCAATGCCAATATCGGGAACAGTGCAGTGTCATCAAGTATTGATGAAGAAGTAGAGAAAGCTGTTTGGGCTTGCCGATGGGGAGCAGATACCATTATGGATCTTTCCACAGGAAAAAACATCCACGAGACGAGAGAGTGGATTATCAGAAACAGCCCGGTTCCAATCGGTACAGTTCCTATTTATCAGGCATTGGAGAAAGTAAAAGGAGTACCGGAAGATTTAACCTGGGAAGTTTTTAAAGATACACTGATAGAACAGGCAGAACAGGGCGTTTCTTATTTTACCATTCATGCCGGAGTTTTATTAAGATATATTCATCTGACAGCGAACAGAGTAACAGGAATTGTATCCAGAGGAGGCTCTATTATGGCAAAATGGTGTTTGTATCATCATAAAGAAAACTTTTTATACACACATTTTGAAGAGATTTGCGAGATCATGAAGAAGTACGATGTAGCTTTCTCTTTAGGAGATGGTTTACGTCCTGGTTCTATTGCTGATGCTAATGACGCAGCTCAGTTTGCAGAATTGGAAACCTTAGGTGAACTGACAAAAATTGCATGGAAACACAATGTACAGGTAATGATTGAAGGGCCAGGTCACGTTCCGATGCACATGATCAAAGAAAATATGGAAAAACAATTGGAAGTATGTGATGAAGCTCCTTTCTATACCCTGGGACCTTTAACCACAGACATTGCACCAGGGTATGATCATATTACTTCAGGAATTGGAGCAGCGATGATCGGATGGTTCGGATGTGCAATGCTTTGCTATGTAACCCCAAAAGAACATTTAGGACTTCCGAACAAAGACGATGTAAAAGTGGGAGTGATTACTTACAAATTAGCTGCCCACGCTGCAGATTTAGCAAAAGGACATCCAGGCGCACAATACAGAGATAACGCATTAAGTAAAGCAAGATTTGAATTCAGATGGGAAGACCAGTTCAATCTTTCATTAGATCCGGATACGGCAAGAGCTTATCACGATGAAACGCTTCCTGCTGATGGAGCTAAAATTGCTCATTTCTGTTCTATGTGCGGACCAAAATTCTGTTCTATGAAGATCACTCAGGAAATCCGTGAATCCGCAGAGCAGGGAATGTTTGATAAATCACAGGAGTTTATAGAAAAAGGAAAGGAAATTTATATATGA
- a CDS encoding thiamine phosphate synthase: MILVITPESSVPNELAIINQMFHDGLDLLHIRKPWISLEEMNGFISSIDEQFYEKLVLHSHYDLGKDYGISRFHFREEDRKERKYKPFMNGNTISTSVHDITTFNALEKEWEYAFISPFFPSISKKGYGIDSTVIESLKQRNNPDVKLVALGGIDADRIQEVFDLGVDGVALLGAVWESDEPLSVFRKCRKINKR, encoded by the coding sequence ATGATTCTCGTCATCACACCTGAAAGCTCAGTTCCTAATGAATTAGCGATCATCAATCAGATGTTTCACGATGGGCTGGATCTGCTTCATATCAGAAAACCGTGGATCAGCCTAGAAGAAATGAATGGTTTTATCAGCAGTATTGATGAACAGTTTTATGAAAAATTGGTACTGCACAGTCATTATGACCTTGGAAAAGACTATGGCATTTCAAGATTTCACTTTAGAGAAGAAGACCGAAAGGAGAGAAAATATAAACCTTTTATGAATGGAAATACAATTTCAACCTCTGTCCATGATATTACCACTTTTAATGCTTTGGAAAAAGAATGGGAATATGCTTTCATAAGCCCATTCTTTCCAAGTATTTCGAAAAAAGGATACGGAATTGATTCAACAGTGATTGAAAGCTTGAAACAAAGAAATAATCCCGATGTAAAACTGGTTGCCTTAGGAGGAATTGATGCAGATCGTATTCAGGAAGTCTTTGATCTTGGAGTAGATGGTGTGGCTTTATTAGGAGCGGTTTGGGAAAGTGATGAACCTTTATCTGTTTTTAGAAAATGCAGGAAAATAAACAAAAGGTGA
- the thiE gene encoding thiamine phosphate synthase, with amino-acid sequence MEKLQYISQGSTKQEQEQNIRKALDNGIKWVQIRWKNAPENELMSLCEVSKQLCSEYQSICIINDNVQLAKIIDADGVHLGLSDGSTEEARIILGESKIIGGTANTISDVIQRMNESCDYIGLGPLRFTSTKEKLSPILGFEGYQEIIDQILGKGMTIPKIFAIGGVDLEDIQALQQIGIYGVAVSGQITNQPAIINEFKKAMIYA; translated from the coding sequence ATGGAAAAATTACAATACATCTCACAGGGAAGTACAAAACAGGAACAGGAGCAGAATATCCGAAAAGCTTTAGATAACGGAATAAAATGGGTGCAGATTCGTTGGAAAAATGCGCCTGAAAATGAATTAATGAGTCTTTGTGAAGTGTCAAAGCAGCTTTGTTCAGAATATCAGTCAATTTGTATCATCAATGATAATGTTCAATTAGCGAAAATTATAGATGCTGATGGGGTTCACTTAGGATTAAGTGATGGTTCTACTGAAGAAGCAAGAATTATTTTAGGTGAGAGTAAAATCATTGGCGGAACAGCTAATACGATTTCAGATGTAATTCAAAGAATGAACGAATCATGTGACTATATTGGCTTAGGGCCATTAAGATTTACCTCTACAAAAGAAAAGCTCAGCCCTATTCTTGGATTTGAAGGCTATCAGGAAATTATAGATCAGATTCTTGGAAAAGGAATGACGATTCCTAAAATATTTGCCATTGGTGGAGTGGATCTTGAAGACATTCAGGCATTACAGCAGATCGGAATTTATGGAGTAGCGGTTTCAGGCCAGATTACCAACCAGCCAGCCATCATTAATGAATTTAAAAAAGCAATGATATATGCATAA
- a CDS encoding thiazole synthase produces the protein MHNQKLIIADRTFESRLFLGTGKFGSLEDMAASVVASESNMVTMALKRIDAQSAEDDLLDSLKGTNVHLLPNTSGARTAKEAVLAAQLAREALETNWVKLEIHPDPKYLLPDPIETLYATEELAKLGFVVMPYIHADPVLCKRLEDAGTAVVMPLGAPIGTNKGLRTLDFLEIIISQSNVPVVVDAGIGAPSDAAKAMEMGADAVLVNTAIAVARNPVNMAVAFKEGVIAGRRAFESGLGAIANHAEASSPLTSFLFE, from the coding sequence ATGCATAACCAAAAATTAATAATAGCAGACAGAACCTTTGAATCGAGATTGTTTTTAGGAACAGGAAAATTCGGAAGTCTTGAAGATATGGCAGCCTCTGTTGTTGCTTCAGAATCCAATATGGTGACGATGGCTTTAAAGAGAATTGATGCTCAATCAGCCGAAGACGACTTACTGGATTCATTAAAAGGAACGAATGTTCATCTTTTACCCAATACTTCGGGGGCTAGAACAGCAAAAGAGGCGGTATTGGCAGCACAATTAGCCAGAGAAGCCTTGGAAACCAACTGGGTAAAGCTTGAAATTCATCCGGATCCTAAATATTTATTACCCGATCCTATTGAAACGCTGTATGCCACGGAAGAACTGGCAAAATTAGGTTTTGTGGTGATGCCTTACATCCATGCCGATCCGGTTTTATGCAAACGTCTTGAAGATGCAGGGACAGCAGTAGTAATGCCTTTAGGAGCGCCTATCGGAACTAATAAAGGGTTGAGAACATTAGATTTCTTAGAAATTATCATCAGTCAAAGTAACGTTCCAGTGGTTGTAGATGCAGGAATAGGAGCACCGTCAGATGCTGCAAAAGCAATGGAGATGGGAGCAGATGCCGTTTTGGTGAATACTGCGATTGCTGTTGCCAGAAACCCGGTGAATATGGCTGTTGCTTTTAAAGAAGGGGTGATTGCCGGAAGAAGAGCTTTTGAATCAGGTTTGGGAGCCATAGCCAACCATGCTGAAGCATCAAGCCCGCTAACTTCGTTTTTGTTTGAATAA
- the thiH gene encoding 2-iminoacetate synthase ThiH, with amino-acid sequence MNSFKEVFEQYQWDEVKTRLEKVTLSEVRNSLQKRNRTLDDFLNLLSPAASQELELMANMTRALTQKRFGKTIQLYAPLYLSNECQNICTYCGFSLDNNLRRKTLSDSELMIESTVLKSMGVNHVLLVSGEANKIVGVPYFQNAVRLLRSNFSNISIEVQPLEEDEYKLLHEEGVHSVLVYQETYHQEVYKEYHPKGKKSNFHFRLDTPDRIGRAGIHKMGLGVLLGLEDWRIDSFFNALHIDYLQKQYWKSKFSVSFPRLRPAEGIIEPNFIMEDKDLLQLICAYRIWNEDLEISISTRENENFRNHIVALGATTMSAGSKTNPGGYAVDKESLEQFETSDERSMEDIKTMIKQSGYDPVMKDWDSVYSGA; translated from the coding sequence ATGAATAGTTTTAAGGAGGTTTTCGAGCAATATCAATGGGATGAAGTAAAAACCAGACTTGAAAAAGTAACCCTATCTGAAGTTCGAAACAGTCTCCAAAAGAGAAACAGAACATTGGATGACTTTCTGAATCTGCTTTCACCAGCGGCTTCACAGGAGCTGGAATTGATGGCTAATATGACAAGAGCACTCACCCAGAAACGTTTCGGGAAGACCATTCAACTGTATGCTCCACTGTATCTTAGTAATGAATGCCAGAATATCTGTACTTACTGCGGGTTCAGTCTTGATAATAACCTTAGGAGAAAAACACTTTCAGACTCTGAATTGATGATTGAAAGTACTGTTTTAAAATCAATGGGAGTCAATCATGTTCTACTGGTGAGTGGTGAGGCCAATAAAATAGTAGGAGTTCCTTATTTTCAGAATGCCGTTCGTTTACTGAGGTCTAATTTCTCTAATATTTCCATTGAAGTACAGCCCTTAGAAGAGGATGAGTATAAACTTCTCCATGAAGAAGGTGTACATTCGGTATTGGTATATCAGGAAACTTATCATCAGGAGGTATATAAAGAATATCACCCGAAAGGTAAAAAATCCAATTTCCATTTCCGCTTGGATACACCTGACAGAATTGGCAGGGCTGGAATTCATAAAATGGGACTGGGAGTACTGCTTGGGCTGGAAGATTGGCGTATAGACAGCTTTTTCAATGCTCTTCACATCGATTATCTACAAAAACAGTACTGGAAAAGCAAATTTTCAGTGTCATTTCCACGACTGAGGCCGGCAGAAGGGATCATTGAACCTAATTTTATCATGGAAGATAAAGATTTGCTGCAACTGATCTGTGCTTATAGAATCTGGAACGAAGATCTTGAAATATCAATTTCCACAAGAGAAAATGAAAATTTCAGAAATCATATTGTAGCGCTGGGAGCCACAACAATGAGTGCAGGTTCAAAAACCAATCCGGGTGGATATGCTGTAGATAAAGAGTCCCTGGAACAGTTTGAAACGAGTGATGAAAGAAGCATGGAGGATATTAAAACTATGATTAAACAATCAGGATATGATCCGGTAATGAAGGATTGGGATTCTGTTTATAGTGGTGCTTAA
- a CDS encoding HesA/MoeB/ThiF family protein — MKEDIFKRYSRQIFIDEIGLEGQKKIMASKVLVIGAGGLGSPVIQYLAAAGVGTIGIADFDHVELHNLNRQIIHNENEVGTLKTKSAEKFVNSLNHQVNVMGIEQKIDASNISEILSQYDIIVDGSDNFSTRYLVNDTCVALGKTLVYGSILGFSGQVAIFNHHGSKNLRGIFPEAPFDEEMPDCDSLGVLGALPGIVGSMMALQTLKIIAELPVNLNQLTLIDTLSWRFQTLDF, encoded by the coding sequence ATGAAAGAGGATATCTTTAAAAGATACAGCCGCCAGATCTTTATTGATGAAATAGGACTGGAAGGACAAAAAAAGATAATGGCTTCGAAAGTGCTTGTTATAGGTGCTGGAGGGTTAGGAAGTCCTGTGATTCAGTATTTGGCAGCTGCAGGAGTTGGCACTATAGGTATTGCCGATTTTGATCATGTAGAGCTTCATAATCTGAACCGCCAGATTATTCATAACGAAAATGAAGTGGGAACATTGAAAACCAAAAGTGCTGAAAAGTTTGTGAATAGCCTTAATCATCAGGTAAACGTAATGGGAATTGAGCAAAAAATTGATGCCTCCAATATTTCGGAAATCCTTTCCCAATATGATATTATTGTAGATGGTTCAGATAATTTCTCGACAAGATATCTGGTGAATGATACCTGTGTAGCATTAGGCAAGACCTTGGTTTATGGAAGTATTTTAGGATTTTCAGGGCAGGTGGCTATATTCAATCATCATGGAAGTAAAAATCTACGGGGTATATTCCCTGAAGCTCCTTTTGATGAAGAGATGCCAGATTGTGATAGTTTAGGTGTTCTAGGCGCTTTGCCAGGGATTGTAGGAAGTATGATGGCGCTTCAAACCTTAAAAATCATAGCAGAGCTGCCTGTAAATCTTAATCAGTTAACATTAATTGATACACTGAGCTGGAGATTTCAAACGTTAGATTTCTAA